The Rosa chinensis cultivar Old Blush chromosome 7, RchiOBHm-V2, whole genome shotgun sequence DNA segment TGAGCAGTTGCCCTGCAGCTGAGATGGTGGACGGTTCTAAAGTTTTGTACTTTGAACAAGTAAGGGTAGTTAGTTGTGTACCCAATTCAATACTTGTTTGGTTAGAGGTTGATGTGAGCTAAAATATTGGTGTGGGTTTTTGTCAGGCTTTTTGGAGGAGTCCTAAGAAGCCATTTAGGCAGGTATGTGGTATTTGTCCCTTGAGAGTGAAACTAATGTTCAAAGGTTCAAGCTTTTTAGGTTCTCTGATTTAAAGACTCAATCTTTTGAATGCAGAGATTTTATATGGTGAAGCCTTGCCCGAAAGAGTTGAAGTGTGATGTTGAGGTGGGATATATCTACGTTTTGCAGTTTTGTTTCTGGAACTTTTCGTGTTTACAGTGTGAGATATGGTGATAAAAGATGCGGTCTGCTCTGTTGTTTGATGGATAAAATTGAACCCAACAAAGGAGTTTGCATTTACATTTGAAAGTACACTGTTACTAGCTCTCTTTTACTGCATGTGCTAGCGAGAGAGTAAGATGTGGTTCATCATTTGATGTATTGATCGCGGGATTTGAATAACGTTCTAATATGTTTAACTCTCATCAATGAGCAGGTAAGCTCGTATGCAATTAGGGATGCGGAGGAGTACAAGAATTTTTGTGATCGCTCAAAGGACCAGCGCCCCCTGCCTGAAGAAGTTATCGGGGTCTGTTCTTAGTCACAACATAGTCACTGTACTTCTGTATCATCTGGTTTTTGTTTCAGGCATTGTGCATATTATTATGGCTTATAATGCAGTTTAAAGTATAAATATAGGAAATAATAAAGTGAGTTTAGATGATTTGTACTTGCAAACTCAGCTGATAGAAACTATCTTTCCTTGAACTTTTTGGATGGTAGTGTTAGTTTAAAATCTAGACCAAGATGTATCAACTGAAAACTGAAGAATTGCACAGGGATGAATTGTATGTGAATGCTAGATTTGGGGAACATTGATGTTAGTTTTGCACTGTGCAAACCTTGCTTGTATGGTTTCAGGTCCAAGTTTGTGAATAAAAACTTGAAGATATGTTTATGCTTTGACATTGTTGCATTTGTTGGGCTTCACATTGTCTATCTTTGAACTAtatgagaaaattaaagtttttaTCTATATTTTGTTATCTTTGTGCAGGACATTGCAGAGCATTTGACAACAGTGCATCTTAAACGTTGTGAGCGTGGAAAACGCTGCTTATATGAAGGGTCAACTCCACCTGCCAGTTTCCCCAATTCATGGGTAATTCCTTGCTTTTAGTGCTCTCTTTTGCTTCCTCTTTGATGGTGCGCTGATCACATGAAAACCTTAGTTTGGGGCCATGGATATGTTGAGTTTCATTTGCAATGAATCAAATTACTGCTTTTCATTGATATCATTTTTGCTCCTTGTGACAGAATGGAGCATCATACTGTACTTCGGAACTTGCAATTCTTAAAAACAATGAGATACATTCATGGGATAGGGGATATAACGATGAAGGAAATCAAGTCAGTTTTTCTACTCCTAATCAATCTGATCATCACCTTATTGGATATTGTAATTGTGGCAGTTTTCCTGGGCACCAATCCAAGTCTTTTGTATTGTTACAGGTTTGGGGACCAAAGGAAGGTCCGTATGAATTCAAGCCCGCACCTGCCTCCAGTATGAATGACATGTTTTCTTCTTTAAATTTTCCTATTCAGCAGTCTATCGAGAAAAGAATAGAGGGTTCATTTGTCTTGCAAGAATGATCAAgcgattatatatataaaaccatCATATGTAAATGTTAAGttctgtttacctcttctttATTAATCTGTGTTTCTTTGTTAGTTATCATCCTTACTCTCACTGCTTTTCTGTTCTTGATATTGTGTGATGTTATATCAACTTACAAGCAAGACTATCTGCCTGCCAGTTTGCAAAAGACATGCAAACTGCTAACATGTTCAGGAATAAATCCCCTACTGTTAGCGGTGAAATTGAACTTTTACTTAATTAAGTTTTTACCTTACTGGATTGCCTATTTGAAATAAATGACCGTTAGAGTGGTCATTGCTCATTCACCAGCTTTCCTTGTTGGCTTTCCCCTGCAATATCATCGGTTGTTTCTTTGGGATTACTTTTTGCTTTCCACTTCTGTAGTCAACTGAACTTCTTGTTATCTATGTCGTTTGGAATGCGACTCTTTGAGTCTGTTCATG contains these protein-coding regions:
- the LOC112178732 gene encoding chromophore lyase CRL, chloroplastic; translation: MGIGSESGSGSGSDDSSSSGGWSVARGLVVKTVVLIGGALLLKRLTKSTTRWDHARHVTRSLSGEKFSKDQAARDPDHYFNIRMSSCPAAEMVDGSKVLYFEQAFWRSPKKPFRQRFYMVKPCPKELKCDVEVSSYAIRDAEEYKNFCDRSKDQRPLPEEVIGDIAEHLTTVHLKRCERGKRCLYEGSTPPASFPNSWNGASYCTSELAILKNNEIHSWDRGYNDEGNQVWGPKEGPYEFKPAPASSMNDMFSSLNFPIQQSIEKRIEGSFVLQE